In Rhodanobacter humi, the following are encoded in one genomic region:
- the rplS gene encoding 50S ribosomal protein L19: MNKIIQQFEAEQITRPLPEFGAGDTVVVNVKVKEGNRERVQAFEGIVIAKRNRGLHSAFTVRKISHGTGVERVFQAHSPAIDSVEVKRKGKVRGAKLYYLRGLEGKAARIKEDIAAAAAIKAANKAAASAE; this comes from the coding sequence ATGAACAAGATCATCCAGCAGTTCGAAGCCGAGCAGATCACCCGCCCCTTGCCGGAGTTCGGCGCCGGCGACACCGTGGTGGTCAACGTCAAGGTGAAGGAAGGCAATCGCGAGCGCGTGCAGGCCTTCGAAGGCATCGTCATCGCCAAGCGCAACCGCGGCCTGCATTCGGCCTTCACCGTGCGCAAGATTTCGCACGGCACTGGCGTGGAGCGCGTGTTCCAGGCGCACAGCCCGGCGATCGATTCGGTCGAGGTGAAGCGCAAGGGCAAGGTGCGCGGCGCCAAGCTGTACTACCTGCGTGGCCTGGAAGGCAAGGCTGCCCGCATCAAGGAAGACATCGCTGCCGCCGCCGCGATCAAGGCCGCGAACAAGGCTGCTGCCAGCGCCGAGTAA
- a CDS encoding EAL domain-containing response regulator: MKKDFVIRILFIEHSVEEAEQIISLLRNTGIAVRPARATAADQVQAALTELEPDLVMFDPANGAIALPEVVRMLDAHGSDYSLLGLVGSLDNREVAELFEQGVHGVAARGTPGQLLAVLRREFEALQTRRQLRRLEATQRELERRCDALLDSSRDAITYVHEGVHVRANLAYLETFGHESFDDLLGMPILDMIDAADVDEFKNLLRGHTRQEKLPNQVSLRARRADGSPFDATVEFAPATFEGEPCLQIVFRRQLVDPAALEQLQRDSVTGLYNRTHMLECIDHAVIDAAKGKKGQSLLLIEPDNWTVLVNSIGLAKADELLAGFSDRVRMLLGADDVAGMLAEHTLGVILAPRADEAIREWIAKLQHAIGNEIFDAGARSITVTASAGGSLLGEKNANTELLLNQASQALRTAQSLGSSQVELHDPAAREKADEERERYWLDLLRKALEGEGLMLYHQQTISLQDAEGDYSEILLRMNGPQGEVLPGFFMPIAEKHGLTGAVDRWVLDQTIKALQQRESLGQPTTFFVKLTAASLKDATLLKWLGERLGQAGLKRGRLVLEMTESKVMTLLRPAQEFVTAWKKLGGRFALEQFGSGLNSFQLLNHIDADYLKIDRSYMADLPQHPENQKKVAELCQQAHALKKQTIAEWVEDATSTSLLFAAGVDFVQGNFLQVPQRLD; encoded by the coding sequence ATGAAAAAAGATTTCGTCATCAGGATTCTCTTCATCGAGCACTCGGTCGAGGAGGCGGAGCAGATCATCAGCCTGCTGCGCAACACCGGCATCGCAGTGCGCCCGGCACGCGCCACCGCCGCGGACCAGGTACAGGCGGCGCTGACCGAGCTGGAACCGGACCTGGTGATGTTCGACCCCGCCAACGGTGCGATCGCCCTGCCCGAGGTGGTACGCATGCTCGACGCCCACGGCAGCGACTACTCCCTGCTCGGCCTGGTCGGTTCGCTGGACAACCGCGAAGTGGCCGAGCTGTTCGAGCAGGGCGTGCACGGCGTTGCCGCGCGCGGCACGCCGGGCCAGTTGCTGGCGGTGCTGCGGCGCGAATTCGAGGCCTTGCAGACGCGGCGCCAGTTGCGCCGGCTGGAAGCCACGCAGCGCGAGCTGGAGCGCCGCTGCGACGCCCTGCTCGACTCCTCCCGTGACGCCATCACCTACGTGCACGAGGGCGTGCACGTGCGCGCGAACCTGGCCTACCTGGAGACCTTCGGCCACGAAAGCTTCGACGATCTGCTCGGCATGCCGATCCTGGACATGATCGACGCCGCCGACGTGGACGAATTCAAGAACCTGCTGCGCGGCCACACCCGCCAGGAGAAGCTGCCGAACCAAGTCAGCCTGCGCGCCCGCCGTGCCGACGGCAGCCCGTTCGACGCCACCGTGGAATTCGCCCCGGCCACGTTCGAGGGCGAGCCCTGCCTGCAGATCGTGTTCCGCCGCCAGTTGGTCGACCCGGCGGCGCTGGAGCAGCTGCAGCGCGACTCGGTCACCGGCCTGTACAACCGCACGCACATGCTGGAGTGCATCGACCATGCGGTGATCGACGCCGCCAAGGGCAAGAAGGGCCAGTCGCTGCTGCTGATCGAGCCGGACAACTGGACCGTGCTGGTGAACAGCATCGGCCTGGCCAAGGCCGACGAGTTGTTGGCCGGCTTCTCCGACCGCGTCCGCATGCTGCTGGGCGCCGACGACGTCGCCGGCATGCTGGCCGAACACACGCTGGGCGTGATCCTCGCCCCCCGCGCGGACGAGGCGATCCGCGAATGGATCGCCAAGCTGCAGCACGCCATCGGCAACGAGATCTTCGACGCCGGCGCGCGTTCGATCACCGTCACCGCCAGCGCCGGCGGCAGCCTGCTCGGCGAGAAGAACGCCAATACCGAGCTGCTGCTCAACCAGGCCAGCCAGGCGCTGCGCACGGCGCAGAGCCTGGGCAGCAGCCAGGTCGAGCTGCACGACCCCGCCGCGCGCGAGAAGGCCGACGAGGAGCGCGAGCGCTACTGGCTGGACCTGCTGCGCAAGGCGCTGGAGGGCGAGGGCCTGATGCTCTACCACCAGCAGACGATCAGCCTGCAGGACGCCGAGGGTGACTACTCGGAGATCCTGCTGCGCATGAACGGCCCGCAGGGCGAGGTGCTGCCGGGCTTCTTCATGCCGATCGCCGAGAAGCACGGCCTCACCGGCGCGGTCGACCGCTGGGTGCTCGACCAGACCATCAAGGCGCTGCAGCAGCGCGAGAGCCTGGGCCAGCCGACCACGTTCTTCGTCAAGCTCACCGCCGCCTCGCTGAAGGACGCCACCTTGCTGAAGTGGCTGGGCGAACGCCTCGGCCAGGCAGGGCTCAAGCGCGGCCGGCTGGTGCTGGAGATGACCGAGAGCAAGGTGATGACCTTGCTGCGCCCCGCGCAGGAATTCGTCACGGCATGGAAGAAGCTGGGCGGCCGCTTCGCGCTGGAACAGTTCGGCTCGGGCCTCAACTCGTTCCAGTTGCTCAACCACATCGACGCGGACTACCTCAAGATCGACCGCAGCTACATGGCCGACCTGCCGCAGCATCCCGAAAACCAGAAGAAGGTGGCCGAGCTCTGCCAGCAGGCGCACGCGCTGAAGAAGCAGACCATCGCGGAATGGGTCGAGGACGCCACCAGCACCTCGCTGCTGTTCGCCGCGGGCGTGGACTTCGTGCAGGGCAACTTCCTGCAGGTGCCGCAGCGGCTGGATTGA
- the epmB gene encoding EF-P beta-lysylation protein EpmB codes for MITASPGARITPAPGAPAVDWRQLWREAVTDAGELLALLGLSPFAAQLPPADAGFALRVPRGFVARMRHGDPRDPLLLQVLPQLVELDRVPGFVTDAVGDLAAREAQGVLHKYHGRALLIASGSCAINCRYCFRRHFPYGEEMAAAGQWRQALEHLRNDPSISELILSGGDPLALSTAKLEELSRGLADLTHVTRLRIHTRLPVVLPERIDDPFTTWLAALPLQKVVVLHANHANEFDAGVDAACARLRAAGATLLNQSVLLQGINDAADTLIALSERMFAAGVLPYYLHQLDRVQGAAHFEVDDARALALLDALRARLPGYLVPKLVREVGGDPSKRPL; via the coding sequence ATGATAACCGCAAGCCCCGGCGCACGCATTACACCCGCCCCCGGTGCGCCTGCCGTCGACTGGCGGCAGTTGTGGCGCGAGGCGGTGACCGACGCCGGCGAACTGCTCGCCCTGCTGGGCCTGTCGCCGTTCGCCGCGCAGCTGCCGCCGGCGGACGCGGGCTTCGCCCTGCGTGTGCCGCGCGGCTTCGTGGCGCGGATGCGCCATGGCGATCCGCGCGACCCGCTGCTGCTGCAGGTGCTGCCGCAGCTGGTCGAGCTGGACCGGGTGCCCGGCTTCGTGACCGACGCGGTGGGCGACCTGGCGGCGCGCGAGGCGCAGGGCGTGCTGCACAAGTACCACGGCCGCGCCCTGCTGATCGCCAGCGGCAGCTGCGCGATCAACTGCCGCTACTGCTTCCGCCGGCATTTCCCCTACGGCGAGGAAATGGCCGCCGCCGGCCAGTGGCGGCAGGCACTGGAACACCTGCGCAACGACCCGTCGATCAGCGAGCTGATCCTCTCCGGCGGCGACCCGCTGGCGCTGTCCACCGCCAAGCTGGAAGAGCTGTCGCGTGGCCTGGCCGATCTCACGCACGTCACCCGCCTGCGCATCCATACCCGCCTTCCGGTGGTGCTGCCCGAGCGCATCGACGACCCCTTCACGACCTGGCTGGCCGCGCTGCCGCTGCAGAAGGTGGTGGTGCTGCACGCGAACCATGCGAACGAGTTCGATGCCGGCGTGGATGCCGCCTGCGCGCGCCTGCGCGCGGCCGGCGCCACCCTGCTCAACCAGTCGGTGCTGCTGCAGGGAATCAACGACGCTGCCGATACACTGATCGCGCTGTCCGAGCGGATGTTCGCCGCCGGCGTGCTGCCCTACTACCTGCACCAGCTCGATCGCGTGCAGGGCGCCGCGCACTTCGAGGTGGACGACGCCCGCGCGTTGGCATTGCTGGATGCGCTGCGCGCGCGCCTGCCCGGCTACCTGGTGCCGAAGCTGGTGCGCGAGGTGGGCGGCGACCCGTCCAAGCGTCCGTTGTAA
- the efp gene encoding elongation factor P codes for MATAGLNDVKKGMKILHNNDPWIITEAEFIKPGKGQAFTRIFIRNLKTGRTSEQTMKSSDSYEVADVTDTDMQYLYSDGEFWHFMQQETFEQHQAGKAGMGDAAKWLKGEEECVVTLFNGEIIAVQAPNFVELKITETDPGVRGDTSGGGGKPATLETGAVVRVPLFVGSDETIKVDTRTGEYVSRVGK; via the coding sequence ATGGCCACCGCTGGTCTCAACGACGTCAAGAAGGGCATGAAGATCCTTCACAACAACGATCCGTGGATCATCACCGAAGCCGAGTTCATCAAGCCCGGCAAGGGCCAGGCGTTCACCCGCATCTTCATCCGCAACCTGAAGACCGGCCGCACCTCCGAGCAGACGATGAAGTCCAGCGACTCCTACGAGGTCGCCGACGTCACCGATACCGACATGCAGTACCTGTACTCCGACGGTGAGTTCTGGCACTTCATGCAGCAGGAGACCTTCGAGCAGCACCAGGCAGGCAAGGCCGGCATGGGCGACGCGGCGAAGTGGCTGAAGGGTGAGGAAGAGTGCGTGGTCACCCTGTTCAACGGCGAGATCATCGCGGTGCAGGCGCCGAACTTCGTCGAGCTGAAGATCACCGAGACCGATCCCGGCGTGCGCGGCGACACCTCCGGCGGCGGCGGCAAGCCGGCCACGCTGGAAACCGGCGCCGTGGTGCGCGTACCGCTGTTCGTGGGCTCGGACGAGACGATCAAGGTCGACACCCGCACCGGCGAATACGTCAGCCGCGTCGGCAAGTGA
- a CDS encoding TRZ/ATZ family hydrolase: MSDTQPQSIDLLIEARWVVPVEPHAVVLEDHAVAVSGDRIIALLPIAQARAAYVPRETVRLPEHALIPGLVNAHTHNPMTLLRGLADDLPLMVWLQQHIWPAEAKVIGPEFVRDGVELAVAEMLRGGTTCANENYFFPDAIGATYRKLGFRAVVGLPVIEFPTAWAKSQDEYFERAGEVHDSFRGDALVSTAFAPHAPYTVSDESFARIRVLADQLDIPVHLHLHETAHEVEEEKAKSGLRPFQRLQKLGLVNDRLIAVHMTQLTDGEIAACAEAGVSVVHCPESNLKLASGFCPAEKLRKAGVTLAIGTDGCASNNDLDMFGELRTAALLAKAVANDAAAFDAASALRAATLGSAKAMGLDAKIGSIEAGKQADLAAVRLSDLETQPLYHVASQLAYAAGRHQVSDVWVAGRRKLAARELVDMDVAGVLARAHAWRERIAER, from the coding sequence ATGAGCGACACCCAGCCCCAATCCATCGACCTCCTGATCGAAGCCCGCTGGGTCGTCCCGGTCGAACCGCACGCCGTGGTGCTGGAAGATCACGCGGTGGCGGTGAGCGGCGACCGCATCATCGCCCTGTTGCCCATCGCGCAAGCTCGCGCCGCTTATGTCCCGCGCGAAACCGTACGCCTGCCCGAGCATGCGCTGATCCCCGGCCTGGTCAACGCCCACACGCACAATCCGATGACCCTGCTGCGCGGGCTCGCCGACGACCTGCCGCTGATGGTCTGGCTGCAGCAGCACATCTGGCCGGCCGAGGCGAAGGTGATCGGCCCCGAGTTCGTGCGCGACGGCGTGGAGCTGGCGGTGGCCGAGATGCTGCGCGGCGGCACCACCTGCGCCAACGAGAATTACTTCTTCCCCGACGCGATTGGCGCCACCTACCGCAAGCTGGGCTTCCGCGCCGTGGTGGGCCTGCCGGTGATCGAGTTCCCCACCGCATGGGCGAAGTCGCAGGACGAATACTTCGAGCGCGCCGGCGAAGTGCATGACAGCTTCCGCGGCGACGCGCTGGTCTCCACCGCGTTCGCGCCGCACGCGCCGTACACCGTTTCCGACGAGAGTTTCGCGCGCATCCGCGTGCTGGCCGACCAGCTCGACATCCCGGTGCACCTGCACCTGCACGAGACCGCGCACGAGGTCGAGGAAGAAAAGGCCAAGAGCGGTCTGCGCCCGTTCCAGCGCCTGCAGAAGCTGGGTCTGGTCAATGACCGCCTGATCGCCGTGCACATGACCCAGCTCACCGACGGCGAGATCGCCGCCTGCGCCGAGGCCGGCGTGTCGGTGGTGCATTGCCCGGAATCCAACCTCAAGCTCGCCTCCGGTTTCTGCCCGGCGGAGAAGCTGCGCAAGGCGGGTGTGACTCTCGCCATCGGCACCGACGGCTGCGCGTCGAACAACGACCTGGACATGTTCGGCGAGCTGCGCACCGCGGCCCTGCTGGCCAAGGCGGTGGCGAACGACGCCGCCGCCTTCGATGCCGCCAGCGCCTTGCGCGCGGCCACGCTGGGCAGCGCGAAGGCGATGGGGCTGGATGCGAAGATCGGCTCCATCGAGGCGGGCAAGCAGGCCGACCTCGCCGCGGTGCGCCTGTCGGATCTGGAAACCCAGCCGCTGTATCACGTGGCTTCGCAGCTGGCTTATGCCGCTGGCCGCCACCAGGTCAGCGACGTGTGGGTCGCCGGTCGTCGGAAGTTGGCCGCGCGCGAGCTGGTGGACATGGACGTGGCCGGCGTCCTTGCCCGCGCACACGCCTGGCGCGAGCGCATCGCGGAGCGTTGA
- the ubiG gene encoding bifunctional 2-polyprenyl-6-hydroxyphenol methylase/3-demethylubiquinol 3-O-methyltransferase UbiG, with translation MTAANVSPAEIARFDQLAARWWDPDGESRPLHDLNPVRADYVAARVDLRGAKVADVGCGGGLLSEALARAGAQVTGVDLGLKVIEIARLHLHESGLKVDYRKQSSAELAAAEPASFDAVCCMELIEHVPDPAALVHDLAAMLKPGGRLFLSTLNRTPAAFGAAILGAEYLMRLLPRGTHHYAQFLKPSELARLLRHAGLELEDVSGLGYNPLSRKAWLSRVTAINYILCARKPA, from the coding sequence ATGACCGCCGCCAACGTCAGCCCCGCCGAGATCGCCCGCTTCGACCAGCTGGCCGCGCGCTGGTGGGATCCGGACGGCGAGTCGCGCCCGCTGCACGACCTCAATCCGGTGCGCGCCGACTACGTGGCGGCGCGAGTCGACCTGCGCGGGGCGAAGGTGGCCGACGTGGGCTGCGGCGGAGGCCTGCTCAGCGAGGCGCTGGCGCGCGCAGGTGCCCAGGTCACCGGCGTCGACCTGGGCCTCAAGGTGATCGAGATCGCGCGCCTGCACCTGCACGAATCCGGCCTCAAGGTGGACTACCGCAAGCAGTCCTCGGCCGAGCTGGCCGCGGCCGAGCCGGCGAGCTTCGATGCGGTGTGCTGCATGGAGCTGATCGAGCACGTACCCGACCCTGCCGCGCTGGTGCACGACCTCGCCGCCATGCTGAAACCGGGCGGCCGGCTGTTCCTGTCCACACTCAACCGCACGCCGGCCGCGTTCGGCGCTGCCATCCTCGGTGCGGAATACCTGATGCGCCTGCTGCCGCGCGGCACCCATCACTATGCCCAGTTCCTCAAGCCTTCCGAGCTGGCGCGCCTGCTGCGCCACGCGGGGCTGGAACTGGAGGATGTCAGCGGCCTCGGCTACAACCCGCTCAGCCGCAAGGCCTGGCTGAGTCGCGTCACCGCGATCAACTACATCCTCTGCGCAAGGAAACCCGCGTGA
- the gph gene encoding phosphoglycolate phosphatase (PGP is an essential enzyme in the glycolate salvage pathway in higher organisms (photorespiration in plants). Phosphoglycolate results from the oxidase activity of RubisCO in the Calvin cycle when concentrations of carbon dioxide are low relative to oxygen. This enzyme is a member of the Haloacid Dehalogenase (HAD) superfamily of aspartate-nucleophile hydrolase enzymes (PF00702).) yields the protein MKPMPSDVQAVLFDLDGTLLDSAVDLYAALQMYCDEVGAAVPPYAMVREVVSRGGRAILRCAFAEDDAALQQRMPRYLDIYADIMARHTRPFDGIEPLLAALEAAGLRWGIVTNKPGFLTEELIKRMDWDLRASAVVCGDTLPVKKPDPAPVLLACEHARVEPARCIFVGDDARDVEAGRAAGLYTVAVRWGYLDGGDPASWGADAVIEHPRQLAELLKLPVTA from the coding sequence GTGAAGCCGATGCCCAGCGACGTGCAGGCGGTGCTGTTCGATCTCGACGGCACCTTGCTCGACAGCGCCGTCGATCTCTACGCGGCCCTGCAGATGTACTGCGACGAAGTCGGCGCCGCGGTGCCGCCGTATGCGATGGTGCGCGAGGTGGTGTCGCGCGGCGGCCGCGCGATCCTGCGCTGCGCCTTCGCCGAGGACGACGCGGCACTGCAGCAGCGCATGCCGCGTTACCTGGACATCTACGCGGACATCATGGCGCGGCACACGCGTCCGTTCGACGGCATCGAGCCGTTGCTGGCGGCGCTGGAAGCTGCCGGGCTGCGCTGGGGCATCGTCACCAACAAGCCCGGCTTCCTCACCGAGGAACTGATCAAGCGCATGGACTGGGATCTGCGCGCCAGCGCGGTGGTCTGCGGCGACACCTTGCCGGTGAAGAAGCCCGACCCCGCACCGGTGCTGCTCGCCTGCGAGCATGCGCGGGTCGAGCCCGCACGCTGCATATTCGTGGGCGACGACGCGCGCGACGTCGAGGCCGGCCGCGCCGCCGGCCTGTACACGGTGGCGGTGCGCTGGGGTTACCTCGATGGCGGCGACCCGGCCAGCTGGGGCGCCGACGCGGTGATCGAGCACCCGCGCCAGCTGGCTGAGCTGCTGAAACTGCCGGTGACGGCGTGA
- a CDS encoding squalene/phytoene synthase family protein produces the protein MSELAVIHGVLHSYVDKWLAVQPAQRVALAFVDPAKYPGHIALAALEQELLSAAYGIREPQVALGKLNWWAEELSGAAASGGRHPLSQVLFDDERAHAIPAERWLAPVLAAMAQLEEGTAADFPAQLAAAGSLHGALATLETAWWYGDEAAPERAARAAVLGHLLYALRRLEDDAERDRLPLPMARLARYGLARTALRQRSAARDEAVKAQLTDLQSAWHESARLPGPLSVFRALESREAERLLRRARGADDPLAVLQQGGQGGFGTTFAAWRAARRWRGSEAS, from the coding sequence GTGAGCGAGCTGGCGGTCATCCATGGTGTGCTGCACAGCTACGTCGACAAGTGGCTGGCGGTGCAGCCGGCCCAGCGCGTGGCGCTGGCCTTCGTCGATCCGGCGAAGTATCCCGGCCACATCGCGCTGGCCGCGCTGGAGCAGGAACTGCTGTCCGCCGCCTACGGCATCCGCGAGCCGCAGGTGGCGCTGGGCAAGCTCAACTGGTGGGCCGAGGAGCTGTCCGGCGCCGCCGCCAGCGGCGGTCGGCACCCGCTGAGCCAGGTGCTGTTCGACGATGAGCGCGCCCACGCCATTCCGGCCGAGCGCTGGCTGGCGCCGGTGCTGGCCGCGATGGCGCAACTGGAGGAGGGCACGGCGGCGGATTTTCCCGCCCAGCTCGCCGCTGCCGGTTCCTTGCACGGCGCACTGGCCACGCTGGAAACCGCATGGTGGTACGGCGACGAGGCGGCGCCGGAGCGCGCCGCGCGCGCGGCCGTGCTCGGTCATCTGTTGTACGCCTTGCGCCGGCTGGAGGACGACGCCGAGCGCGATCGCCTCCCGTTGCCGATGGCGCGGCTGGCCCGCTACGGACTCGCCCGCACCGCCCTGCGCCAGCGCAGCGCGGCGCGCGACGAGGCGGTCAAGGCGCAGTTGACCGACCTGCAATCGGCCTGGCATGAATCGGCGCGCCTGCCCGGGCCGCTCAGCGTGTTCCGTGCGCTGGAATCGCGCGAGGCCGAACGCCTGCTGCGCCGCGCCCGCGGCGCGGACGATCCTCTGGCCGTGCTGCAGCAGGGCGGGCAGGGCGGTTTCGGCACGACCTTCGCCGCCTGGCGTGCGGCGCGCCGCTGGCGCGGCAGCGAAGCGAGCTGA
- the folE2 gene encoding GTP cyclohydrolase FolE2 gives MHSHENTTRLMPDVAAQAQPHLRGALDWVGMDGIEAPVRFDAGDGEVQRANAQVGAFVNLVHPDKRGIHMSRLYLLVDHHLGGQPLGAAMLENLLRAFLESHAGLSDHARLSIRFDALVRRHALRSGHSGWRSYPVSVEASLGPDGFRLELGTEVVYSSTCPASAALSRQLIQEQFAKDFDAGQSVDHAAVLAWLGGEKGIVATPHAQRSVARLLVRLKEGVSFDLIDTLDRVEQALGTPVQTAVKREDEQAFALANGGNLMFCEDAARRIQIALDADERLADFHVRVEHQESLHPHDAVAYASKGVPGGFGP, from the coding sequence ATGCACAGCCACGAAAACACCACCCGCCTGATGCCCGACGTCGCCGCCCAGGCGCAGCCGCATCTGCGCGGCGCACTGGACTGGGTGGGCATGGACGGCATCGAGGCGCCGGTGCGTTTCGATGCCGGCGACGGCGAGGTACAACGCGCCAATGCCCAGGTCGGCGCCTTCGTCAACCTGGTGCATCCGGACAAACGCGGCATCCACATGTCGCGGCTGTACCTGCTGGTCGACCACCATCTCGGCGGCCAGCCGCTGGGCGCGGCGATGCTGGAAAACCTGTTGCGCGCCTTCCTCGAATCGCACGCCGGCCTGTCCGACCATGCCCGCCTTAGCATCCGCTTCGATGCGCTGGTGCGCCGCCATGCCCTGCGCAGCGGTCACAGCGGCTGGCGAAGCTACCCGGTGTCGGTCGAGGCCAGCCTGGGCCCGGACGGCTTCCGGCTGGAACTGGGCACCGAGGTGGTCTACTCCTCCACCTGTCCCGCCTCCGCCGCGCTGTCGCGCCAGCTGATCCAGGAGCAGTTCGCGAAGGATTTCGACGCGGGCCAGTCGGTCGACCACGCCGCCGTGCTGGCCTGGCTGGGCGGCGAGAAGGGCATCGTCGCCACCCCGCACGCGCAGCGCAGCGTGGCGCGGCTGCTGGTCCGCCTGAAGGAGGGCGTGTCGTTCGACCTGATCGATACCCTGGACCGCGTGGAACAGGCGCTGGGCACGCCGGTGCAGACCGCGGTGAAGCGCGAGGACGAGCAGGCCTTCGCGCTCGCCAACGGCGGCAACCTGATGTTCTGCGAGGACGCCGCCCGGCGCATCCAGATCGCGCTCGATGCCGACGAACGCCTGGCCGATTTCCACGTGCGCGTGGAACACCAGGAAAGCCTGCATCCGCATGATGCAGTGGCCTACGCCAGCAAGGGCGTGCCGGGCGGCTTCGGCCCCTGA
- the yidD gene encoding membrane protein insertion efficiency factor YidD, producing MVELRVVFAIFLHHFWPWRPGVIAHVSYTGKPASGILATLPATSCSGNVNALTRFLLFLLRLYKRWLSPLLGQRCRFYPSCSDYARVAVTRFGPWRGCLLTAWRLLRCQPLCEGGEDPVPERFQFRRCRAHGDRHAH from the coding sequence GTGGTCGAACTGCGCGTGGTTTTCGCCATATTCCTTCACCATTTTTGGCCGTGGCGGCCGGGTGTTATAGCCCATGTGTCCTACACCGGCAAGCCGGCTTCTGGGATACTGGCAACACTACCGGCGACCAGCTGTTCCGGCAACGTGAATGCCCTGACCCGATTCCTGCTGTTTCTGCTGCGCCTCTACAAACGCTGGCTCAGCCCCCTCTTGGGGCAGCGTTGTCGTTTCTACCCCAGTTGCTCCGATTATGCACGGGTCGCGGTCACGCGCTTCGGTCCATGGCGTGGCTGCCTGCTCACGGCCTGGCGCCTGCTGCGCTGCCAGCCGTTGTGCGAGGGCGGCGAGGATCCGGTGCCCGAACGCTTCCAGTTCCGCCGCTGCCGTGCACACGGAGACCGTCACGCGCACTGA
- the dksA gene encoding RNA polymerase-binding protein DksA, translating into MAKTTRSSTTAKAGKGKAPARPGNAAAKAKAAGARTAKASVKAPVKKAAAGKPVAKKAAKPAAKKPVAKKPVVKKAPAKKAAPASKPAAKKAAKPVAKKPASAKAAKSAAKKPAAKPVVAHKAAKPAPKPVAKKVAKPVAKPPVAKPAAKPVAKPATKPAAVARPAKGKPVASQPAAAPAKAAPVEKKYSPPAASPFKGKVASATAMVLPRNANATAHASHKPSKNTSSSMNKQAAKILDNGVTREDGRYALPATTQIALPKGYRPSNKEEYMNPMHLAYFRNKLRDWRDQLVEESRQTMDNLRDEVRDVGDEAERATRETENSLELRTRDRYRKLISKIDKALRRIEEGSYGYCEETDEEIGVDRLDARPIATLSLDAQERREHLQKQMGD; encoded by the coding sequence ATGGCGAAAACCACGCGCAGTTCGACCACCGCCAAGGCTGGCAAGGGGAAGGCGCCCGCACGGCCGGGTAACGCCGCCGCCAAGGCGAAAGCCGCCGGTGCGCGGACCGCGAAGGCCAGCGTGAAGGCTCCCGTGAAGAAAGCCGCCGCGGGGAAGCCGGTCGCGAAGAAGGCAGCCAAGCCCGCCGCGAAGAAGCCGGTGGCGAAGAAGCCCGTGGTGAAGAAGGCGCCGGCCAAGAAAGCGGCGCCGGCGAGCAAGCCAGCTGCGAAGAAGGCCGCCAAGCCGGTGGCGAAGAAGCCGGCAAGCGCGAAGGCGGCCAAATCCGCGGCGAAGAAGCCGGCGGCCAAGCCGGTCGTCGCGCACAAGGCGGCCAAGCCCGCGCCGAAGCCGGTGGCGAAGAAGGTCGCCAAGCCGGTAGCCAAGCCCCCGGTAGCCAAGCCCGCTGCGAAGCCGGTAGCCAAACCGGCGACGAAGCCGGCGGCAGTCGCCAGGCCGGCCAAGGGCAAGCCCGTCGCTTCGCAGCCGGCCGCCGCGCCGGCCAAGGCGGCGCCTGTCGAGAAGAAATACTCCCCGCCCGCCGCCTCGCCGTTCAAGGGCAAGGTGGCGAGCGCCACGGCCATGGTGTTGCCGCGCAACGCGAACGCCACGGCTCATGCATCCCACAAGCCATCGAAGAACACGTCGTCCTCAATGAACAAACAGGCTGCAAAAATCCTAGACAACGGCGTCACCCGCGAAGACGGGCGTTACGCCTTGCCCGCCACCACCCAGATCGCGCTGCCCAAGGGTTACCGTCCCTCCAACAAGGAGGAGTACATGAACCCGATGCATCTGGCCTACTTCCGCAACAAGCTGCGCGACTGGCGCGACCAGCTGGTCGAGGAGTCGCGCCAGACCATGGACAACCTGCGCGACGAGGTGCGCGACGTGGGCGACGAGGCCGAGCGCGCCACCCGCGAGACCGAGAACTCGCTGGAGCTGCGCACCCGCGACCGCTACCGCAAGCTGATCTCCAAGATCGACAAGGCGCTGCGTCGCATCGAGGAAGGCAGCTACGGCTACTGCGAGGAGACCGACGAGGAGATCGGCGTGGACCGCCTCGACGCCCGTCCCATCGCAACCCTGTCGCTGGACGCGCAGGAGCGTCGCGAGCATCTGCAGAAGCAGATGGGGGATTGA